In Metopolophium dirhodum isolate CAU chromosome 7, ASM1992520v1, whole genome shotgun sequence, one genomic interval encodes:
- the LOC132948383 gene encoding calcium homeostasis endoplasmic reticulum protein isoform X2, with amino-acid sequence MDVPQPPEDHELRTIIDKLAVFVARNGPDFEQMTKTKQKDNPKFEFLFGGRHFDYYLRKVSTEQSILNQNSVREIAQAAVANNSVSTQQLNMAAAATQWLNLNQTNDCQSSVVTTESLNAQQANLQQQIAQAEKNFNSQLMILAQQQQVATEDKILSEQREYINSEAAANDLSLVELSSVLEPIIKGCTKDAIANGKSWIMKQTASERKVDVITQYLLMEVMDLNAEFSKQLHLIYLVNDTVHHCIRKSEKILKTSLESIIVPMFCSAMMRANEDQKSKLSKLLSLWETKNHYFPETIMERLKNPDRSMAEYKSNLLEKYRDAVNQLNMIMNNTLQNYRSQHQSFLAHCNNQIQSIENQKRSLEQQKQRVTPLSIPPAQDDTNRQHFNEGRLPSPPSYQSNMAGYMQADQQNYPHQTDNGYQQDDHYGQPLQNCMQQPPSMYNRPPPPFNQPPPNIHLQPPPSMELPDLSRPPPNFIQNNFPLPPIQPDITPDDLLPSLPYYELPAGLMVPLVKLEDSNYKPLDPDTIRLPPPAPPTDRLLDAVKAFYMPPGHFAPRDSDGWEKLGLYEYYKAKHSAKKQKEDDIADNIRERSKSPSPIMLPSLKDKSPVRKKRYRSRSRSPKPRSPTRRIINKKNSPPPTPNRGRRRRSPSRSPSPSPPSSQRSPTPPSFGGTSFGKTAQERLDESNKGHQLLKKMGWGGAGLGSKEQGIDTPISSGDVRDRTDQYKGVGISLNDPYENFRKNKGKAFIHRMRTRAEERMEGNA; translated from the exons ATGGACGTACCTCAACCTCCGGAAG ATCACGAATTGCGCACGATCATCGACAAGTTGGCAGTGTTTGTCGCACGCAACGGACCCGACTTTGAACAGATGACCAAAACCAAACAGAAGGATAACCCAAAGTTTGAATTTCTGTTCGGTGGTCGTCATTTTGACTACTACTTGCGTAAAGTCTCCACGGAACAATCGA tattaaatcaGAACAGTGTCAGAGAAATAGCTCAAGCCGCAGTTGCAAATAATTCAGTTAGTACACAGCAATTGAACATGGCAGCCGCAGCAACGCAATGGTTAAATTTAAACCAAACAAATGATTGTCAGTCATCAGTAGTTACCACAGAATCCCTGAATGCTCAACAAGCCAATCTGCAACAACAAATTGCTCAGGCAGAGAAAAATTTTAACTCACAACTAatg ATATTGGCCCAGCAGCAACAAGTGGCTACTGAAGATAAAATACTATCTGAACAGCGAGAATATATTAATTCTGAAGCCGCAGCTAATGATTTATCACTAGTTGAGTTGTCATCTGTGCTTGAACCAATTATTAAAGGATGTACTAAAGATGCAATAGCTAATGGTAAATCATGGATTATGAAACAAACAGCTAGTGAACGAAAAGTTGATGTAATCACCCAATATTTACTTATGGA AGTGATGGACCTGAATGCAGAATTTTCAAAACAgttgcatttaatatatttagtaaacgACACCGTTCATCATTG TATTCGTAagtcagaaaagatactgaaaaCTTCGCTTGAATCGATCATTGTACCAATGTTTTGTTCAGCAATGATGAGGGCAAATGAAGATCAAAAATCTAAACTAAGCAAA CTGCTATCTTTGTGGGAaacaaaaaatcattatttccCTGAAACTATAATGGAGCGATTGAAAAATCCTGATAGATCAATGGCAGAATATAAAAGCAACCTATTAGAAAAGTATAGGGATGCTGTCAATCAACTCAATATGATTATGAACAATACATTACAAAATTACCGTAGCCAACATCAATCATTTCTAGCACATTGTAACAATCAGATTCag AGTATAGAAAACCAAAAACGTTCGCTAGAACAACAAAAACAAAGGGTAACTCCTCTTTCAATTCCTCCAGCTCAAG acGACACAAATCGACAGCATTTTAATGAAGGCCGTTTACCTTCTCCTCCTTCATACCAGAGTAACATGGCTGGGTACATGCAAGCAGACCAACAAAATTATCCGCACCAAACAGATAATGGATATCAGCAAGATGATCATTATGGACAGCCTTTACAAAATTGTATGCAACAACCTCCCTCTATGTATAATAGACCTCCACCACCATTTAACCAACCACCACCCAATATACACTTACAACCTCCAC CTTCAATGGAATTACCTGATCTGAGCCGGCCACCTCcaaattttatacaaaacaacTTTCCTTTACCACCAATTCAGCCAGATATTACACCGGATGATTTGCTTCCTTCACTGCCATACTATGAACTTCCAGCTGGCCTTATGGTGCCATTAGTTaaa TTGGAAGATAGCAATTATAAACCTTTAGATCCAGATACAATCAGATTACCACCACCTGCTCCACCTACAGATCGTCTGTTAGATGCAGTCAAAGCCTTTTACATGCCCCCTGGGCATTTTGCTCCACGTGATAg TGATGGTTGGGAAAAACTTGGTTTATATGAATACTACAAAGCCAAACATTctgcaaaaaaacaaaaagaagaTGATATTGCTGATAATATAAGAGAAAGATCAAAGTCTCCATCTCCAATTATGTTACCTTCACTGAAAGATAAATCACCAGTTCGAAAAAAGCGTTACAGAAG TCGTAGTCGAAGCCCAAAACCACGTAGTCCAACCAGacgaattataaataaaaaaaacagtccTCCACCAACACCTAACCGTGGTCGTCGAAGACGTTCTCCATCTAGATCACCATCACCTTCTCCACCGTCTTCTCAAAGAAGTCCTACACCGCCTTCATTTGGGGG aactaGTTTTGGTAAAACTGCCCAAGAACGATTGGACGAGTCAAATAAAGGTCATCAGCTTCTGAAAAAAATGGGTTGGGGTGGTGCTGGATTGGGTTCAAAGGAGCAAGGTATCGACACACCAATTAGCAGTGGTGAC GTCCGAGATAGGACTGATCAATATAAGGGTGTGGGAATCAGTTTGAATGATCCGTACGAGAACTTCAGAAAGAACAAAGGCAAGGCGTTCATACATAGGATGCGTACAAGGGCAGAAGAACGAATGGAAGGCAATGCGTAG
- the LOC132949209 gene encoding leucine-rich repeat-containing protein 59-like, with product MTVVNIKDRVKNNKLNLSGLNLTEIPAKEIAPLKVSHLDLSNNKITSTDNVFSLLPSLVKLDLSGNQIKSVAGDIGSLQKLAFLSLANNKIKDLPKGLSKLKQLKHLNLSNNPLKPELVEAVGPSQNNAQCQSAAANAIQYLKGDSKKQDDKQNKKKDKKNSKASPNGVQNDKSKNKTKPKKKPAGFVSKVFGFFGMLISYTLLFAVLIGLSLYALSYYDKKAYGNVKAKLLPVWGSATSNLDPKVASKVNYYLLQAGNSFDQAVHTSIEASIKSYKWVKANPTVQQYAKNVQDTWKSFWDSVFKKVKST from the exons ATGACCGTGGTCAACATTAAGGACAGGGTGAAAAACAACAAGCTGAACTTGAGCGGTCTCAACCTGACGGAGATACCCGCCAAGGAAATC GCTCCGCTGAAAGTCTCTCATCTGGACCTGTCCAACAACAAAATCACTTCGACAGAT aatgttttttcattattgCCCAGTCTGGTAAAGCTTGATCTATCCGGCAATCAGATTAAGAGTGTGGCTGGTGATATTGGTTCATTGCAAAAACTTGCTTTCCTGTCGTTAGCCAACAACAAAATCAAAGATCTACCCAAGGGTTTAAGTAAACTCAAACAGTTGAAACACTTGAACTTGAGCAACAATCCGTTGAAACCAGAACTGGTCGAAGCAGTTGGACCATCACAAAACAATGCACAATGTCAGTCAGCAGCTGCCAACGCTATACAGTATTTGAAGGGCGATTCCAAAAAGCAAG atgacaaacaaaataaaaagaagGATAAGAAAAATAGCAAAGCTTCGCCGAATGGTGTACAAAATGAtaagtcaaaaaataaaaccaaaccCAAAAAGAAACCAGCTGGTTTTGTATctaaag tgtttGGATTTTTCGGCATGCTCATTTCGTACACACTTTTGTTTGCGGTTTTGATTGGTTTATCTTTGTATGCCTTGTCATACTATGACAAGAAAGCATATGGTAATGTCAAAGCTAAACTTTTGCCTGTTTGGGGATCAGCTACATCAAATCTAGACCCAAAAGTAGCTTCTAAAGTCAACTATTATCTGCTACAAGCTGGGAATTCTTTTGATCAGGCAGTCCATACCAGTATTGAAGCATCTATTAAATCATACAAATGGGTTAAAGCAAATCCAACTGTACAGCAATATGCTAAAAATGTGCAAGACACATGGAAATCGTTTTGGGATAGTGTATTCAAGAAAGTAAAATCTACGTGA
- the LOC132948383 gene encoding calcium homeostasis endoplasmic reticulum protein isoform X1, whose product MDVPQPPEDHELRTIIDKLAVFVARNGPDFEQMTKTKQKDNPKFEFLFGGRHFDYYLRKVSTEQSILNQNSVREIAQAAVANNSVSTQQLNMAAAATQWLNLNQTNDCQSSVVTTESLNAQQANLQQQIAQAEKNFNSQLMILAQQQQVATEDKILSEQREYINSEAAANDLSLVELSSVLEPIIKGCTKDAIANGKSWIMKQTASERKVDVITQYLLMEVMDLNAEFSKQLHLIYLVNDTVHHCIRKSEKILKTSLESIIVPMFCSAMMRANEDQKSKLSKLLSLWETKNHYFPETIMERLKNPDRSMAEYKSNLLEKYRDAVNQLNMIMNNTLQNYRSQHQSFLAHCNNQIQSIENQKRSLEQQKQRVTPLSIPPAQDDTNRQHFNEGRLPSPPSYQSNMAGYMQADQQNYPHQTDNGYQQDDHYGQPLQNCMQQPPSMYNRPPPPFNQPPPNIHLQPPPSMELPDLSRPPPNFIQNNFPLPPIQPDITPDDLLPSLPYYELPAGLMVPLVKLEDSNYKPLDPDTIRLPPPAPPTDRLLDAVKAFYMPPGHFAPRDSDGWEKLGLYEYYKAKHSAKKQKEDDIADNIRERSKSPSPIMLPSLKDKSPVRKKRYRSRSRSPKPRSPTRRIINKKNSPPPTPNRGRRRRSPSRSPSPSPPSSQRSPTPPSFGGTSFGKTAQERLDESNKGHQLLKKMGWGGAGLGSKEQGIDTPISSGDVRDRTDQYKGVGISLNDPYENFRKNKGKAFIHRMRTRAEERMEGNAVFGNVS is encoded by the exons ATGGACGTACCTCAACCTCCGGAAG ATCACGAATTGCGCACGATCATCGACAAGTTGGCAGTGTTTGTCGCACGCAACGGACCCGACTTTGAACAGATGACCAAAACCAAACAGAAGGATAACCCAAAGTTTGAATTTCTGTTCGGTGGTCGTCATTTTGACTACTACTTGCGTAAAGTCTCCACGGAACAATCGA tattaaatcaGAACAGTGTCAGAGAAATAGCTCAAGCCGCAGTTGCAAATAATTCAGTTAGTACACAGCAATTGAACATGGCAGCCGCAGCAACGCAATGGTTAAATTTAAACCAAACAAATGATTGTCAGTCATCAGTAGTTACCACAGAATCCCTGAATGCTCAACAAGCCAATCTGCAACAACAAATTGCTCAGGCAGAGAAAAATTTTAACTCACAACTAatg ATATTGGCCCAGCAGCAACAAGTGGCTACTGAAGATAAAATACTATCTGAACAGCGAGAATATATTAATTCTGAAGCCGCAGCTAATGATTTATCACTAGTTGAGTTGTCATCTGTGCTTGAACCAATTATTAAAGGATGTACTAAAGATGCAATAGCTAATGGTAAATCATGGATTATGAAACAAACAGCTAGTGAACGAAAAGTTGATGTAATCACCCAATATTTACTTATGGA AGTGATGGACCTGAATGCAGAATTTTCAAAACAgttgcatttaatatatttagtaaacgACACCGTTCATCATTG TATTCGTAagtcagaaaagatactgaaaaCTTCGCTTGAATCGATCATTGTACCAATGTTTTGTTCAGCAATGATGAGGGCAAATGAAGATCAAAAATCTAAACTAAGCAAA CTGCTATCTTTGTGGGAaacaaaaaatcattatttccCTGAAACTATAATGGAGCGATTGAAAAATCCTGATAGATCAATGGCAGAATATAAAAGCAACCTATTAGAAAAGTATAGGGATGCTGTCAATCAACTCAATATGATTATGAACAATACATTACAAAATTACCGTAGCCAACATCAATCATTTCTAGCACATTGTAACAATCAGATTCag AGTATAGAAAACCAAAAACGTTCGCTAGAACAACAAAAACAAAGGGTAACTCCTCTTTCAATTCCTCCAGCTCAAG acGACACAAATCGACAGCATTTTAATGAAGGCCGTTTACCTTCTCCTCCTTCATACCAGAGTAACATGGCTGGGTACATGCAAGCAGACCAACAAAATTATCCGCACCAAACAGATAATGGATATCAGCAAGATGATCATTATGGACAGCCTTTACAAAATTGTATGCAACAACCTCCCTCTATGTATAATAGACCTCCACCACCATTTAACCAACCACCACCCAATATACACTTACAACCTCCAC CTTCAATGGAATTACCTGATCTGAGCCGGCCACCTCcaaattttatacaaaacaacTTTCCTTTACCACCAATTCAGCCAGATATTACACCGGATGATTTGCTTCCTTCACTGCCATACTATGAACTTCCAGCTGGCCTTATGGTGCCATTAGTTaaa TTGGAAGATAGCAATTATAAACCTTTAGATCCAGATACAATCAGATTACCACCACCTGCTCCACCTACAGATCGTCTGTTAGATGCAGTCAAAGCCTTTTACATGCCCCCTGGGCATTTTGCTCCACGTGATAg TGATGGTTGGGAAAAACTTGGTTTATATGAATACTACAAAGCCAAACATTctgcaaaaaaacaaaaagaagaTGATATTGCTGATAATATAAGAGAAAGATCAAAGTCTCCATCTCCAATTATGTTACCTTCACTGAAAGATAAATCACCAGTTCGAAAAAAGCGTTACAGAAG TCGTAGTCGAAGCCCAAAACCACGTAGTCCAACCAGacgaattataaataaaaaaaacagtccTCCACCAACACCTAACCGTGGTCGTCGAAGACGTTCTCCATCTAGATCACCATCACCTTCTCCACCGTCTTCTCAAAGAAGTCCTACACCGCCTTCATTTGGGGG aactaGTTTTGGTAAAACTGCCCAAGAACGATTGGACGAGTCAAATAAAGGTCATCAGCTTCTGAAAAAAATGGGTTGGGGTGGTGCTGGATTGGGTTCAAAGGAGCAAGGTATCGACACACCAATTAGCAGTGGTGAC GTCCGAGATAGGACTGATCAATATAAGGGTGTGGGAATCAGTTTGAATGATCCGTACGAGAACTTCAGAAAGAACAAAGGCAAGGCGTTCATACATAGGATGCGTACAAGGGCAGAAGAACGAATGGAAGGCAATGC GGTGTTTGGAAATGTTTCATAA
- the LOC132948383 gene encoding calcium homeostasis endoplasmic reticulum protein isoform X3, protein MDVPQPPEDHELRTIIDKLAVFVARNGPDFEQMTKTKQKDNPKFEFLFGGRHFDYYLRKVSTEQSILNQNSVREIAQAAVANNSVSTQQLNMAAAATQWLNLNQTNDCQSSVVTTESLNAQQANLQQQIAQAEKNFNSQLMILAQQQQVATEDKILSEQREYINSEAAANDLSLVELSSVLEPIIKGCTKDAIANGKSWIMKQTASERKVDVITQYLLMEVMDLNAEFSKQLHLIYLVNDTVHHCIRKSEKILKTSLESIIVPMFCSAMMRANEDQKSKLSKLLSLWETKNHYFPETIMERLKNPDRSMAEYKSNLLEKYRDAVNQLNMIMNNTLQNYRSQHQSFLAHCNNQIQSIENQKRSLEQQKQRVTPLSIPPAQDDTNRQHFNEGRLPSPPSYQSNMAGYMQADQQNYPHQTDNGYQQDDHYGQPLQNCMQQPPSMYNRPPPPFNQPPPNIHLQPPPSMELPDLSRPPPNFIQNNFPLPPIQPDITPDDLLPSLPYYELPAGLMVPLVKLEDSNYKPLDPDTIRLPPPAPPTDRLLDAVKAFYMPPGHFAPRDSDGWEKLGLYEYYKAKHSAKKQKEDDIADNIRERSKSPSPIMLPSLKDKSPVRKKRYRSRSRSPKPRSPTRRIINKKNSPPPTPNRGRRRRSPSRSPSPSPPSSQRSPTPPSFGGTSFGKTAQERLDESNKGHQLLKKMGWGGAGLGSKEQGIDTPISSGDVRDRTDQYKGVGISLNDPYENFRKNKGKAFIHRMRTRAEERMEGNA, encoded by the exons ATGGACGTACCTCAACCTCCGGAAG ATCACGAATTGCGCACGATCATCGACAAGTTGGCAGTGTTTGTCGCACGCAACGGACCCGACTTTGAACAGATGACCAAAACCAAACAGAAGGATAACCCAAAGTTTGAATTTCTGTTCGGTGGTCGTCATTTTGACTACTACTTGCGTAAAGTCTCCACGGAACAATCGA tattaaatcaGAACAGTGTCAGAGAAATAGCTCAAGCCGCAGTTGCAAATAATTCAGTTAGTACACAGCAATTGAACATGGCAGCCGCAGCAACGCAATGGTTAAATTTAAACCAAACAAATGATTGTCAGTCATCAGTAGTTACCACAGAATCCCTGAATGCTCAACAAGCCAATCTGCAACAACAAATTGCTCAGGCAGAGAAAAATTTTAACTCACAACTAatg ATATTGGCCCAGCAGCAACAAGTGGCTACTGAAGATAAAATACTATCTGAACAGCGAGAATATATTAATTCTGAAGCCGCAGCTAATGATTTATCACTAGTTGAGTTGTCATCTGTGCTTGAACCAATTATTAAAGGATGTACTAAAGATGCAATAGCTAATGGTAAATCATGGATTATGAAACAAACAGCTAGTGAACGAAAAGTTGATGTAATCACCCAATATTTACTTATGGA AGTGATGGACCTGAATGCAGAATTTTCAAAACAgttgcatttaatatatttagtaaacgACACCGTTCATCATTG TATTCGTAagtcagaaaagatactgaaaaCTTCGCTTGAATCGATCATTGTACCAATGTTTTGTTCAGCAATGATGAGGGCAAATGAAGATCAAAAATCTAAACTAAGCAAA CTGCTATCTTTGTGGGAaacaaaaaatcattatttccCTGAAACTATAATGGAGCGATTGAAAAATCCTGATAGATCAATGGCAGAATATAAAAGCAACCTATTAGAAAAGTATAGGGATGCTGTCAATCAACTCAATATGATTATGAACAATACATTACAAAATTACCGTAGCCAACATCAATCATTTCTAGCACATTGTAACAATCAGATTCag AGTATAGAAAACCAAAAACGTTCGCTAGAACAACAAAAACAAAGGGTAACTCCTCTTTCAATTCCTCCAGCTCAAG acGACACAAATCGACAGCATTTTAATGAAGGCCGTTTACCTTCTCCTCCTTCATACCAGAGTAACATGGCTGGGTACATGCAAGCAGACCAACAAAATTATCCGCACCAAACAGATAATGGATATCAGCAAGATGATCATTATGGACAGCCTTTACAAAATTGTATGCAACAACCTCCCTCTATGTATAATAGACCTCCACCACCATTTAACCAACCACCACCCAATATACACTTACAACCTCCAC CTTCAATGGAATTACCTGATCTGAGCCGGCCACCTCcaaattttatacaaaacaacTTTCCTTTACCACCAATTCAGCCAGATATTACACCGGATGATTTGCTTCCTTCACTGCCATACTATGAACTTCCAGCTGGCCTTATGGTGCCATTAGTTaaa TTGGAAGATAGCAATTATAAACCTTTAGATCCAGATACAATCAGATTACCACCACCTGCTCCACCTACAGATCGTCTGTTAGATGCAGTCAAAGCCTTTTACATGCCCCCTGGGCATTTTGCTCCACGTGATAg TGATGGTTGGGAAAAACTTGGTTTATATGAATACTACAAAGCCAAACATTctgcaaaaaaacaaaaagaagaTGATATTGCTGATAATATAAGAGAAAGATCAAAGTCTCCATCTCCAATTATGTTACCTTCACTGAAAGATAAATCACCAGTTCGAAAAAAGCGTTACAGAAG TCGTAGTCGAAGCCCAAAACCACGTAGTCCAACCAGacgaattataaataaaaaaaacagtccTCCACCAACACCTAACCGTGGTCGTCGAAGACGTTCTCCATCTAGATCACCATCACCTTCTCCACCGTCTTCTCAAAGAAGTCCTACACCGCCTTCATTTGGGGG aactaGTTTTGGTAAAACTGCCCAAGAACGATTGGACGAGTCAAATAAAGGTCATCAGCTTCTGAAAAAAATGGGTTGGGGTGGTGCTGGATTGGGTTCAAAGGAGCAAGGTATCGACACACCAATTAGCAGTGGTGAC GTCCGAGATAGGACTGATCAATATAAGGGTGTGGGAATCAGTTTGAATGATCCGTACGAGAACTTCAGAAAGAACAAAGGCAAGGCGTTCATACATAGGATGCGTACAAGGGCAGAAGAACGAATGGAAGGCAATGC GTGA
- the LOC132949360 gene encoding alpha-aminoadipic semialdehyde synthase, mitochondrial-like, translating to MLRSFKYYSGFTVARKKHTGKVIAIRREDQSVWERRAPFAPANVAELTKNGVKVIVQPANRRAYPVQAYVNAGAVIQEDISEASVVFGVKQVPIDLLLPNKTYCMFSHTIKAQDANMALLDAILEKNIRLIDYEKLMDSSGNRVVAFGKYAGIAGIINILHGLGLRLLALGHHTPLMHIGPAHNYRNSMMARQALRDAGYEIALGMMPKSIGPVTFVFTGSGNVSQGAQEIFQELPHEYVPPSMLQKVAEHGGSTKFYACVVTRKDYLERIDGGGYDQEEYEQYPSKYRSTFNKKIAPYASVIINGIYWAPDCSKLLTVPDAKSLLTPSQLPWIPISEGAPGLPHRLLGICDISADPGGSIEFMNECTTIDNPFCLYDAHLHKDTKSFRGSGVLVCSIDNMPTQLPMESTDLFGNLVLPYAMNILQSDATKPLEDHDFSPAVLGAIIASNGSLTERFEYIKELRLANKFASSNIDHTGKRVLVLGSGHVCGPLIEYLLKDESLIIVLGSMDMSGSNSLANKFNRVQPTQLNILEDLSYLKELVGQSDLVVSLLPSQFHHLVAEQCIELKKNMVTASYCSDKMSQLHDRAVEAGITIVNEVGLDPGIDHLLAMECIDQIHEEGGKIDSFVSYCGGLPAPEYSNNPLRYKFSWFPRGALVNTVAEAKYLRDHEIVDIPAGGALMNSTTDLDFLPGFSFEGFPNRDSTRYAKLYGIAAEVQTMLRGTIRYKGFSEMMMILQKLRLIESKDHAALHPNGPDITWCQLICTLLEINDIDMFYENMLSKVADKIGPSVLDKVMDLGLLTEEPVLKLGSPLDTFSQFIASKLSLNKNERDLVVLYHDIGVLWPGNRYEKKLVTLVSYGETNGYTAMAKTVGVPTAIAATMVLQGEIQAKGMVLPFTPDIYRPMLTRLRLEGISAQTTNVRS from the exons atgttacgGAGTTTCAAGTATTATAGCGGGTTTACGGTAGCCCGAAAAAAACAC ACCGGGAAAGTGATAGCCATACGAAGAGAAGATCAATCCGTATGGGAAAGAAGAGCCCCGTTCGCGCCAGCCAATGTGGCCGAATTAACCAAGAACGGCGTCAAAGTAATCGTCCAACCGGCAAATAGAAGAGCTTATCCCGttcaa GCATATGTAAACGCCGGAGCAGTGATACAAGAAGACATATCCGAGGCGTCGGTGGTATTCGGCGTGAAACAAGTCCCTATTGATTTGTTGCTACCGAACAAAACCTACTGCATGTTCTCGCACACAATCAAAGCACAAGACGCCAATATGGCCCTGCTGGACGCCATTTTAGAAAAA AACATACGGCTAATAGATTATGAAAAGCTGATGGATTCTTCCGGGAATAGAGTAGTGGCTTTTGGGAAATATGCCGGGATTGCaggtatcataaatattttacacggTTTGGGATTGCGATTGCTGGCTCTTGGACACCATACACCACTAATG CACATCGGCCCTGCCCACAATTACAGGAATTCAATGATGGCCAGACAAGCACTAAGGGACGCCGGGTACGAGATAGCGTTGGGCATGATGCCTAAATCGATTGGCCCGGTTACGTTTGTCTTTACGGG GTCGGGAAACGTGTCGCAAGGAGCACAAGAAATATTCCAAGAGCTACCACACGAGTACGTTCCGCCGTCTATGCTCCAAAAAGTTGCAGAGCATGGAG GCAGCACAAAGTTTTACGCGTGCGTGGTCACGCGTAAAGATTATTTGGAAAGAATTGATGGCGGAGGGTATGACCAAGAAGAATATGAACAATATCCCTCCAAATACAGATCGACGTTCAACAAAAAG ATCGCTCCGTATGCTTCAGTCATCATCAACGGCATATACTGGGCTCCAGATTGCTCCAAGCTGTTGACGGTGCCGGATGCAAAGTCGCTGCTGACTCCTTCTCAGCTCCCGTGGATACCGATATCCGAAGGCGCACCTGGACTTCCACACAGGCTACTGGGCATCTGTGATATATCTGCAGACCCAGGCGGTTCTATCGAGTTCATGAACGAGTGCACGACTATTGACAATCCGTTTTGCCTATACGACGCACATTTACACAAAGACACCAAAAG TTTCAGAGGATCTGGAGTATTGGTGTGCTCGATAGATAATATGCCGACACAGCTGCCAATGGAATCCACAGACTTATTTGGAAACTTAGTACTTCCGTACGCCATGAATATACTTCAATCGGACGCCACTAAGCCACTGGAAGATCATGATTTTTCGCCAGCAGTTCTAGGA GCTATCATTGCCAGCAATGGATCGCTAACCGAACGGTTTGAATACATCAAAGAGTTGCGGCTAGCCAATAAATTCGCTTCCTCCAACATTGATCACACCGGCAAAAGAGTATTGGTGCTTGGCTCAGGCCATGTGTGTGGACCGTTAATCGAATATCTCTTAAAAGATGAATCGTTAATAATTGTACTCG GTTCAATGGACATGAGTGGATCCAACAGCTTGGCAAACAAGTTCAACAGAGTTCAGCCaactcaattaaatattttggagGATTTGAGTTACTTAAAAGAGCTTGTGGGACAATCAGATTTGGTTGTGTCACTCCTTCCTAGTCAATTCCACCACTTGGTGGCTGAACAGTGCATAGAATTGAAAAAGAACATGGTGACGGCTTCATACTGTTCGGATAAAATGTCGCAGCTGCACGACAG AGCCGTCGAAGCCGGTATAACCATTGTCAACGAAGTTGGCTTGGACCCGGGCATCGACCATCTATTGGCCATGGAATGCATCGATCAGATACATGAAGAGGGTGGTAAAATCGACTCGTTCGTATCGTATTGTGGGGGATTGCCAGCTCCCGAATACTCCAACAATCCACTGAGATATAAGTTCTCATGGTTTCCTCGTGGGGCGCTTGTGAACACCGTAGCCGAAGCCAAATACCTACGAGATCACGAG ATAGTCGATATCCCTGCCGGCGGTGCTCTAATGAATAGCACGACGGACCTGGATTTCTTACCAGGGTTTTCGTTTGAAGGCTTCCCGAACCGGGACAGCACCCGATACGCCAAACTTTACGGCATAGCAGCTGAAGTACAGACCATGCTCAGGGGTACGATACGATATAAAG GTTTTTCTGAGATGATGATGATACTACAAAAACTACGCCTTATCGAGTCTAAAGACCACGCTGCTCTCCACCCAAATGGACCTGACATCACGTGG TGTCAGTTGATTTGTACGCTACTGGAGATCAATGACATCGATATGTTCTACGAGAATATGTTGTCGAAAGTAGCAGATAAGATCGGACCATCAGTCCTGGATAAAGTCATGGATCTAGGACTGTTAACTGAGGAACCAGTATTAAAACTCGGCTCGCCATTGGACACGTTTTCACAATTTATCGCTTCAAAATTGTCTTTAA ATAAGAACGAAAGGGACCTGGTGGTGTTGTACCACGACATCGGAGTATTGTGGCCTGGCAATCGGTATGAAAAGAAATTAGTAACGCTTGTGTCTTACGGTGAAACCAACGGATACACAGCAATGGCGAAGACAGTCGGGGTACCGACAGCAATAGCAGCTACTATGGTCCTccaag GAGAAATACAAGCAAAGGGCATGGTGTTGCCATTCACCCCGGATATTTACAGGCCCATGTTGACAAGATTAAGGCTTGAGGGGATATCTGCGCAAACCACGAACGTCCGCTCgtga